The Nitrosarchaeum sp. genomic interval AATAAAATATTATGATAAGGCATTATCAATTGATCCAAAAAACATCAACGCTTTGGTAAACAAGGGATCCTCATTACATACAATTGGAAATTATTCTGATGCGATTAGATGTTATGATTCTGCTCTTAAAATCGATAAAAAATGCGCTATGGCTTTAGCATACAAAGGATTGTCGCTGGGAGAATCAGGAAATCTTTCTGATGCACTAAAGCATTTCAAGAAAGCCCTTTCTATTGATCATGATTATGATCTTGCAAATATTAGCAAAGAAATGGTACAAGAATTACTCAAATCAATCAAACAACAAAAAGCTAAAACACGGTGACATCGCCAGGTGCAGGCTCTCGTTTATTGATATTTTCATGCGATTCAAAAAATTCCTTATGCTCTACATTTTGATGTTCTCTAAGCTTCTCAATGTTTTCAAATCCCATATGGCACAAGTAACACTTTGGCTTGTGTTCATCAATTAATGGAAGTACCATAAAGTATATGGTTTGTTTGCCTACTTATTTCTTGAGACTTATAGTTAAGGAATATATCCTTTAACAATTGACTTGCTATGTGTTAGATCAACTAATATCTGAATCAAAGGCTCTAGATAAAGCAATTTCTGGCGAAGAGCTGACATATGATGATGGTATTGAATTGATGAATTATGATAATTTGCACGTATTAGGTGCCGTTGCAGATATTGCAAGAAAAAAATTGGTTGGTGATACAGTAACATTTGCAGCATCATATTACATGAATTACACAAATGTTTGCGCAGCTAGCTGTCAAATGTGTGCATTTTATAGAAAAGATGGAGCAGAAGATGCATACACACTCACCCCAGAGCAAATAGAACAACGTGTTGGAATTGCTAAATCAATGGGTGCAACTGAAGTTCATATTGTAGGTGGATTCCATCCAACACTTCCCTTAGAATATTATGAAGACATGATGAGAGCTATAAAGAAAAACCATCCTCAATTAAACATAAAAGCACTTACTGCTGCTGAAATTTTCTTTTTGTCTAAACTTACAAAAAATTCTGTTAAGGAAGTTCTCTCCCGTCTTAAATCTGCGGGTCTTGACTCTATGCCAGGAGGAGGTGCAGAATTATTCCATCCTGAAATTAGGGGAAAAATTGTTCGAGGTAAATGCACTGGACAGGAATTTTTAGACACTATAGAGCAGGCACATAATCTTGGAATCAAAAGTAATGTGACTATGCTTTACGGTCATATTGAAAAACCATCTCACATAATTGATCACCTGATAAAAATCCGTGAATTACAAAAAAAGACAAATGGGTTCATCACCTTGATTCCATTAAAATTCAGTTTGGATAACACTGAACTTGAGCAGCAGCATCTTGTTAATCATGAATGCTCTTCTGTGTATGATTTGAGAATTATTGCATTGTCTAGATTGATGCTTGCAAATGTTTTGAACAACATATCGGTATACTGGGTAGCATATGGCAAGAAACTTGCACAAGTTGCACTGTCTAATGGTGGAAATGACTTGGTAGGAACTGCGTTCTCTGAGGAAATTTACCGTGCAGCTGGAAAACCTACAACATCGTCTGTTGAAGAGTTAGCTACAACTGTAAAAGAGATTGGACGAAATCCTGCACAACGTGACAGCTTTTTTAATGTTATAAGAAAATTCTAATTTCATTATCTAAAGTGCTTTTTAATAGATTCAACTTTGTCTTCCATTTTTACTTGTTTGTCTTTTCTTGAATCGATCTTTAAAATAACCTCTACTCTATTTACTCCTAGATTGTGGACCACTTCCATGATTGTTTTACTTGCTTCGTAAATCTTATCGATATTTTCTGATTCTAAAACAGTTCCCATAGGATTAATTTCATATCTTAATTCCTTTATGTTCTGAATTGCTTCTATTCCTTTAGCGATGTAGAAACTCACGCTGGTCTCACTTGTTCCAATTGGATAAACGCTAATCTCTGCATGAATCAATGTATTATAATGATACTTTTGGAATTAAAATGTTTGAAGTTTATGATGCTGGCTTTTTTTCTTCCTTTTTGAGATTGCCTTTGTTTTTTCTTCTTGCTCCAAAACTAATTAAAATCAGCAAAAACCCAACACCTATCAAAATTCCTGCAAGTGTGGTCATGTCTTGATTTTCTTGTTGTTTTGTCAGTAAATCCACAATCTCTTCTTCACTCATCCCAGATTGTCCTACAGGCATTGTTGCGTTGAGGTTTACTACAATGATGACTCCGACTATTACCATTGCAATTCCTGCTGCGAATATTTTTTTGTCTATTAACATCTTTTCAATAAAAGTTAATTTTTATCATATATTAGGTAATTGGATAATTTGTGATTTTACCGTCTGGTTTTTTAATTAAATTAATTTGGGGACAAATATGTAGATGATGGCAATAATCTCCATTCTTCCAAAAATCATTAGAAACGAGAAAATTATTTTGGCATTAGGATCGGTATCTATGTCAATTATCCCAGTTGTTAGTCCTCCAGTTGTGATTATTCCTGTAGATTCTAAAAATGCATCTTGGAAGTTTACTTCATAAGCAGTTGTCATGTATGCTGCACTCATTGATGCAATTAATGGAAAGAGTGCAATTATGACTATTGTGGAAGTTAGCTCTTTTTTTGCCTGTGGAGTTAACTCGGAACGTAATTTTTTATTTATTAATTTTTTAATGTCTTTTAGGTGCATGAATCTAAATATTTTGATTCCACCTGCAGTTGAAAACCCACAACCTCCAATGAACATCAAGATGATCAAAATCACATGCGCTGGAACATTAAATGTGGATAAATCATCCATCTGAAATCCTGCGGTGGTACTAGCTGACACCGTATAAAATATCCCTGTCAGAGGGTCCAATCCGCTAAGTCCTATAAACAAAAGTATGGCACTGCCTAGAATTGTAAAATATACCAAAACTTCCTTTCCGAGTTTTGGTGCCAAGAATTTCTTTTTTACCAAAGCATAGTGGAAAGTAAATGGAAGTGCACCTAGTATCATGCCTCCAATCAAAGTTAATTTTTCTTGCCATATCAGATTATCCAGAATCGTCGAATTTGGAACGAATCCTCCTGTTGCTATTGTGCTCATAGCTAATGAAAAATTGTCTATGATGTTTCTTTCGCCAAACAAGTATAGTAAAATTGCAACAATGAAAATATACAGAATAAAAATTATAGTTATGGTTGCAAATAACTCTCTCATGTGCAGTGTCTTTCCAGAAATAAAACCTCGCATAGACTGTAGCTTTGATTCTGGATAAAATGCCGTAATTATCAAGTAGATAAAACTCATTCCTCCTACAAGCTGTGTGAAACTTCGATAAAATGTAAAACTCTGAGGAAGATCTTCTGGATGATCAAATAGTGATATGCCTCCAGTGGTAAATCCTGCTGCACTTGAAAAAAATGCGCTAGCAAATACCTCGTAACTTGATCCTTCGTACGGAATAATGTACAGATATGGTATAGTTCCAAATAACGTCAATACTAAAAGACTTGAGACTACAAGAATGGATGCTTGGTGAAGATTAAGACTTGCCTTTTCACCGTATGAGTTCAGAAAGAACCCTACCACCAATAACAGTACTGTTGTGAGATAAATTCCTGTAGCAGTTACAGTTTCCCCTAATATGGTTGATAATATTGCAGGTACGATAAGCAAAACGCCTGCAAACTGTAGCACAAATCCGAGATTTCCTAATACTGCCTTTACTGGCGGACTGAAAAGTCTAGGTGCAGTAGCGGTGGCATCTCTGATTACATTTGCAATGGTTCCTTGGTAGATAATCCCAATAACTTCGTTTTTCTTTGTTACGATTGGAAGTTTTCTAATGTCATGATCTCGCATTTTGTGTAATGCATCTTGAAGAGTTGATTTTTCATTAATTGTGATTAGTGGCGTTGCCATTATTTCTTTTAAAAATGTAAATTCTGCATTTACCGAAGTATCGCCTACTTTGTTAATTATGTCCTCATCAGTTACGATTCCAATTGGCCTGTTATCGTCATCAATTACAATAATGTCATCTCTTTCATGATGTTGGAGTAATCTTGCAGCTTCTCTGGTGTGAGTGTTTTGATTTAACATCAACACGTCCTTGTTCATGTAAGCGGTAACATATTTTGTTAGAACGTAGGATATTGATCGTTCCGGATTTGTTGACATCAAGCATTCTGTATTATTTGACATTAAATAATTTGGGGTCAGTAATTCTAGATCTTTGAAACTATGTGCAATTCAGATCGGGCTCTTCTAATTTACTGGTCTAAATCAAAATATGTCATTAGTTTTATGCATAAATCCATTCATTTGTCCAATCTGTAATGTTTTTTACTATTTTTCTTTTAGTGAAAGTTTGTACTCTTTGTATTCCGTTATTGACTCGTTGAGATTTTTCAGAGCTAATTCATCGTCAAAGTCTTTTTCCTTTAGATCATTAAAACAATTTAGAATGCTCTCTTTTAGAACTACAATCATTCTTTTATCGTCACAATGTATGCTGTTAGTTCTCTGTGTTAAATTTATGCTTGTTCAATTAAAAAATTAGTTATCAAAATGACAATGTGATGATAATTACTATGATGCTTCCTATGAGGCCAATTAATGCAAGTTTGCTGTTTTTTGTCCATCCTTTTTTTACTGATACAATTCCCATTTTTTTACTACAATGCAACTAAAATTAAACCTTGGTTCAAAAACAACCTTATCAATTGGCGTTCTCTTTATGAAGACTCTATTACTATTCTATTAATCGTACTTTTGATGATGGTTTTAGTGTCTCCCCAAATGAATATGGGGGCTTTGGAATTACTGGTAAGACTGAGACGTTCTCTCCTATCATTTTTTGAATATCCTTGTCGTAAACTGATAATGTTTTACAACTTGGGCAAAACCACCCCCTGCCTTTTATGAAACTGCAGCACTCGATGATTATTTTAAAGCCGCAAGCAGGACACTTGCCTGGTTCCTTATCGATATACTTTACATACTCAAAGACTATGCGCTCTACGCTCATAATACTAGATCAAAGCCACTGATTTTTTAAATTATGTGTTGATTGACTTGACTTGCAAGTGGTATTCTTGATATCTTTGCTCTTCATAATTGAGAAAGGGTTTATCAGGCGTCAATACGTTATTTAAATGACTTTTCTATGATGGCACTGTACAAGAAGGAGACGCTTGAGGATCCAGAATCTGAAAATAAGACATATTCAAATTACACACTAAAGCGTGAAACTGAGTTTTGTTGTGACCTTTTCAAAACTTTTTGTAAAAAATTTACAGTTTGGAATTATGAACAAGGAAAATTTACAATAGTAAATAAAATTACATATGAAGGACATTCAGTACAATCAATTGATTTTTGTCCATTTTGCGGTGAAAAAATAGAATATGCTGATGAAAATTCTAAAATAAAGAAAAAGAAAACAAAATCATTTTAAAATAAATTAATCTTCTTTTTTATGACTATTATTGTCCTATTTGGAATCTATTGGAAATTGTTATTTTGGTTTATCAATTTGTTGCGTTCTACATTTCCCCATTTTATTTTGCCCCACATTCTTTCATGAAAATAATATATCACTATCGCTAAAACATTAAACGTTATTGTAATTAATGATGTTTCATAGATGTTATGCGACGTTGCCCATAATAATGTAAACAATAATACCGTGTTGAGCCTCTATAGACAGCAGTTTTTGTCAGAGTTCTTTTTTTACTGTCCATTGATTTTGTTTTGTATGATAATCAGGTTAATGTTGTATTCTGTTGTGTACATTTTTTAAGAATGAATCATGGGGTGGTATGAAAACACACTTGGTCTTTTTTAATGGTTTTATGCCGCTTTAATTTGGAACCCTGAGACTATCTCTTTTTGAATTAAGATTATCTGCCACATCCGTTTTGAGTTTTTCAAAGAATTTCTCAATCATTTTTAATCCTGCTACCATTCTTGGGGCGTTGGTTTTTGCAAACTCTAACTTTTCAGTATGTGTTTTTGGTTTCTGTTTTTGATAATTTTCATAGACTTTTACCCCGTCATAATCTACATATGCTATCCTTGCGCTATAGTCAGTTCTTTCCAATACGAGGCTATCTCCACCAACAATTGCTGTGTGATATGGGTGAACAATCAATGCTTCCGATAGTTTTTGTGATGTATTGATCTTCATTGCTTGCAATTCTGGCGCATAGTGATTAAAATCTGCCAAAAGATAAAACGTCGCTTCAGGTTTTGTAACCTTTACTCCCTCAATCTTTGATAATTCATTGTACACATACTCTCCCATAATTTTGTGAATGTTTCTTGTAATTTCAAAATACTCGTTTATCTCGTCGCTAATTTCAAAACCTTTAACAGCTGCATGTTGAATTGGAGTTGATACTGCAGTATACTCTGTAGCAAGTATTTTTTTAAACTGTATTTTAAGATCTAAAGCGTGTTGTGGAAATACTACGTAACCTAGTCTGTATCCTCCAGCTGCATGTGATTTTGATAATCCGTTTGTAACAAATGTGCCTTCGGGATAAATTTTTCCCATACTGACAAATTTTGAAAAGTCATAAGTTGTCTGTGCATAAATTTCATCAGAGATAACTGCTATTGATTGCTCTCTGCATACATCTGCAATCTCTTCTAGCTCTAATCTGTTGTAAAGCAACCCTGTTGGATTGTTTGGATTGTTTAGTATCAGAACTTTTTGTCTATCGTGCAATCTTAGCGCAAGTTTTCTAAGATCACTTGGTGAAATTTTTTGATTTGCTTGCGTTGGAAGCATGTGGAAATTTTTCTTTAATAATCTAATCTGAGGTAAATATCCAAGCCAAGCTGGTGTTGGTAAAATTACAGTTCCATGTAAAACTTCAAGTAAATTAAATATCAGCTCCTTTGTTCCTGGTCCTACATAGATCCTCTTTGGATCAACGTCCATTGAAAAATAATGCTTGTTGTATTTTGCAATTGCTTCTCTTAACTCGGGAATTCCTTGAACTGCAGCGTATGCTCCTTTATCTGCATTTTTTATCAACGCATCTTGCATGATTTTTGGTACTGGAAATGGTGATTGGCCAAACGCAAATCCATAAAATCCAAAACTACATTCTGAATGAGGGCAGTCTGAATGAAATTCTTGCAAAAATGTGTTTAATTTTAGATTTTCTGGTAATTCAATATCTTCAACTTGCTGGTCTACAACAAATCTCATGATTACTGTATTTTTTACTCAAATATTAGTGTCATTGACATTTTCATTAAATTTCTGGTAATTTTTTATAATATTCATATGAATAATTGATTTTTTGTTATGTGGAATGTTTTCTGAAATTATGTGCAATAAATTTTGTTTACAATAAATTAACATGAAAACTTCATTTATAATTAATTTAAAAATTTGAATTATTTTTTATCTGTCTATAATTAATTTAAAAAATAATTTTTAATTGAATATAATTCACAATAAATCAATTTAAATTATTTGTTACACTTAAAGAACATAAATTTTCTAATTATTTTATGGCAACAAGTAGAAAAAAGAAAACATCAAGCAAAGTAAAAACTGCTAAACCTGCATGGAAACGTGCTGCAAAAAGAACTGTCAAAACTACTAAAAATAAACCAAAACCACGCAAAACTGTTGCAGCTAAAAAAGGTAAATCTGTTACAAAAAAAGCCTATGGTAGAGCTGCAAGACGAACAGTTACTCTAAGTGGAAAAGGTCCTAGAAAACAATCTCCAAAACCAAAAAAAGGTAAATCTGTTACAAAAAAAGCCTACAGTAGAGCTGCAAGACGAACCATTGGTAAAAGAAGAGTTTAATTTTCTAAATTTTTTATATTTTTTATATCTGTCAATTGTTTGTAATTTACTTTTAAACTAAAATCAAAAAATTAATTATTTTTTTATAGATCAAATTTTTATTTTTAGTGAATTTTATAAGTTATTTTAGCTTAGAATTATACATATTTGGGATAGAAAAGTAAGTAGTTAGTAATTTTTGTATGGCAATAAAAAGAAAAATCAGAAAAGCTGCTAAAACAGCAAAACGAAATGTTCGAAAAGCAACAAAAACAGCAAAGAGAACAACAAGAACAGCTAAACGAAATGTTCGAAAAGCAACAAAATAGTGTAATTATTACTAAATTGTATTAATCTATACTGTTGTCCTCATTGGATAAATCATGATTGAATAGTTAGTTCTTTCTTTGTAGCCAAAAGAACTTACAAATTATTCAATCATTATTTTTTTATCCTGTAATATCTTTAATTATTTTTTACTACTGCATTTTTTATAATTCATATTGCAATTAATTAAGTTCTAAAATCCTTCTGGAGGCGCAGTCAATTTTTCTCAACACCAAACATTACAGTACGCACGAAAAGAGTTTAGATTCTATTTTTTGTTATTCTCTACTTGATTTTTCTTTTCTTTGTTACTATTTTGTTTCCTTTTTGATATTTTTCTATTAGTTCTATAACCTTCTCATTACAACTTGCCCATAATTTTAGAGATTGATAATATGGTGAATCTCCCTTACCTGATGTTATCTTGCTTGTTGCTTCATTGGTCATCACTAAGAACCATTTTGCAAGCATGATGGGTCTTATTTTTACATCATTGAACTTATCTAAGCATTTATCACATATTTCAAGATGCATGTCTTCAGACTGTCTTAGTTTTCTATCATCATGTTCACAATGATAAATTGAGTTTTCCATTAATCTCTATTGGTGTATTGTTTTAAAATTATTTAAAATTGTCACACCCTAACTTTTCATTGTGATTGTCATTTAAGACTAGTTGGATCAGTGATGACTCTCTTATCATGCAGGTATTTCATTAATCATTTCACGAGTTAACTTGAGTTCAGTTTTGAGCATCGCTTCTCTGTCGTATAGCTCATCAGCTAATCTCAATTGCGTTCTGAGCAATTTGTTTAATGTTTCATTTCTAACTTGAGATGCTGCAATTTTTTTACTTCGAAGACTGACCAGCTTTTGCATTGAATACACTATTGGGCTTTTGATGTTAATTTTGTAGGTTGGGGATTTTCCAACATTTCCAGAGTTTATGATCATTTCATTATCTGATAATTTCTTAATTTCATTAAATGCAGTTGTACGGCTCATTCCTATTCCTTCAACTAATTCAGGTACAGTAAACTCGTTTTTTGGAAATGTCATGAAAAAATTAATCATCTTCATACGTGGGGAATCCCCATAAAGTGCAATTACTCCAGATTCTGCTTGGGTCATAGTATACCAAGTATAATCAATATACTTAAAGATTAATCCCAAATAGTATCATTTGAGTACTATTGGTAAAAAGCACACAAACTGATAAAGAGATACAAGATTCGATATTATTTTACTTGTGGCAAGAGGGTGCGTGGGGAGAGCGTTATACTAACTATGAAAAAATGAAAAGGCGAATAGGGATGGTAGTAAAAAATAATGGAAAAAATACTGACAAACAATTAGCAAAATTAGTTAATGATCGAATGGTTTTAAAATTAAAGCAAGGACGTACATATTCATTGAATCATCTTTATAGACAAACTATTGAGCAGAGACTAATTGATGCTGACTTTACAATCTAAAAATCTCTCCATTTCATATCCTCAGAATATGGAAAATCTTCTTTTG includes:
- a CDS encoding potassium transporter TrkG; translation: MSTNPERSISYVLTKYVTAYMNKDVLMLNQNTHTREAARLLQHHERDDIIVIDDDNRPIGIVTDEDIINKVGDTSVNAEFTFLKEIMATPLITINEKSTLQDALHKMRDHDIRKLPIVTKKNEVIGIIYQGTIANVIRDATATAPRLFSPPVKAVLGNLGFVLQFAGVLLIVPAILSTILGETVTATGIYLTTVLLLVVGFFLNSYGEKASLNLHQASILVVSSLLVLTLFGTIPYLYIIPYEGSSYEVFASAFFSSAAGFTTGGISLFDHPEDLPQSFTFYRSFTQLVGGMSFIYLIITAFYPESKLQSMRGFISGKTLHMRELFATITIIFILYIFIVAILLYLFGERNIIDNFSLAMSTIATGGFVPNSTILDNLIWQEKLTLIGGMILGALPFTFHYALVKKKFLAPKLGKEVLVYFTILGSAILLFIGLSGLDPLTGIFYTVSASTTAGFQMDDLSTFNVPAHVILIILMFIGGCGFSTAGGIKIFRFMHLKDIKKLINKKLRSELTPQAKKELTSTIVIIALFPLIASMSAAYMTTAYEVNFQDAFLESTGIITTGGLTTGIIDIDTDPNAKIIFSFLMIFGRMEIIAIIYIFVPKLI
- a CDS encoding pyridoxal phosphate-dependent aminotransferase; its protein translation is MRFVVDQQVEDIELPENLKLNTFLQEFHSDCPHSECSFGFYGFAFGQSPFPVPKIMQDALIKNADKGAYAAVQGIPELREAIAKYNKHYFSMDVDPKRIYVGPGTKELIFNLLEVLHGTVILPTPAWLGYLPQIRLLKKNFHMLPTQANQKISPSDLRKLALRLHDRQKVLILNNPNNPTGLLYNRLELEEIADVCREQSIAVISDEIYAQTTYDFSKFVSMGKIYPEGTFVTNGLSKSHAAGGYRLGYVVFPQHALDLKIQFKKILATEYTAVSTPIQHAAVKGFEISDEINEYFEITRNIHKIMGEYVYNELSKIEGVKVTKPEATFYLLADFNHYAPELQAMKINTSQKLSEALIVHPYHTAIVGGDSLVLERTDYSARIAYVDYDGVKVYENYQKQKPKTHTEKLEFAKTNAPRMVAGLKMIEKFFEKLKTDVADNLNSKRDSLRVPN
- a CDS encoding radical SAM protein — translated: MLDQLISESKALDKAISGEELTYDDGIELMNYDNLHVLGAVADIARKKLVGDTVTFAASYYMNYTNVCAASCQMCAFYRKDGAEDAYTLTPEQIEQRVGIAKSMGATEVHIVGGFHPTLPLEYYEDMMRAIKKNHPQLNIKALTAAEIFFLSKLTKNSVKEVLSRLKSAGLDSMPGGGAELFHPEIRGKIVRGKCTGQEFLDTIEQAHNLGIKSNVTMLYGHIEKPSHIIDHLIKIRELQKKTNGFITLIPLKFSLDNTELEQQHLVNHECSSVYDLRIIALSRLMLANVLNNISVYWVAYGKKLAQVALSNGGNDLVGTAFSEEIYRAAGKPTTSSVEELATTVKEIGRNPAQRDSFFNVIRKF
- a CDS encoding MTH1187 family thiamine-binding protein, yielding MIHAEISVYPIGTSETSVSFYIAKGIEAIQNIKELRYEINPMGTVLESENIDKIYEASKTIMEVVHNLGVNRVEVILKIDSRKDKQVKMEDKVESIKKHFR
- a CDS encoding tetratricopeptide repeat protein, with amino-acid sequence MSKELDKMMSQAYEYCEDGNFSEALKLYDLALKQDPKNTDIIIDKGVTLQNLGRIKQAIKYYDKALSIDPKNINALVNKGSSLHTIGNYSDAIRCYDSALKIDKKCAMALAYKGLSLGESGNLSDALKHFKKALSIDHDYDLANISKEMVQELLKSIKQQKAKTR